A segment of the Rhizobium leguminosarum bv. trifolii WSM1325 genome:
CAATCGCATCGATGACGAGGTCACCGACGGTCCGGCCGAGCGCTTCGAATGTGACGGTATTGCCGCCGACGACGCCATGATCGATGTAGGTCTGATAAGGGCCGTAGACAGGCGCGCTGGCCGTCGACGCGATCTGTCTGATCGCGTCGCGCGGAATGAAGTTGCGCCCTGCCCGATCCTTAAAGACCGTCAATGCCAGGATGATGCTGTCGGGCGGTACGCGGGAAGCACGTTCGACCAATTCGTCGATCGTCAGATCTTCCAGATAGGTCGTCGTATCATAGGATTTGGAGAACTGTTTCAAATCCACGCGGGCCGTCGTCAGCCAGCTCCGGTCGAAGTCGGACGAGCCACCGACGACGTAGAGGTGGCGGGCATCGGGCTGCAGGCCGCGGGCCATCTCAGCCGTCTTCAGAATGTCGAAGGTCGAGAAGGCTCCGATAACGTCATCGGGCAAGTCGATCTTCTCGGCGGTGGCGGTGCCGAAACCGGCGGCGACGATTTTTGCGCCTGGAGCGATCGTGCCGCGGTTCGCGACGAAGAAGCTCGTCGATTCCCGGCCGAGGGCCACGACCACGTCGGGGCGGCGCGCCGCGTATTTCTCGCCCAGATAGCGTGCCATGCGCGCGACGTGGTCACCTTCCGGAAACCGCGAGAGATCCAGGAACTCGGAAAACAGGTCGATCTTGCCGTTTGTCGCCTCCAGCAAACGGGTCCGCAGCGCCTCTCCAGCAGCGGTCGTCGCCGCGATCCTCTCGTCATAGGGATAGAGGACGAGGACGCGGGGAACCCGGTCAATGATGGCAATAGAGGTGTCGGAGGCTGCGGCCTGGCGACTGGGCACACTCATGGCGACGACCGCCAACAAAAAGGCAGCGCAGCATAATCGACCTGACCATTCGCCCAAGCCCATCCGCTTTCCCCCCAAAGCCGGGCGACAATAACAGCTTCCCGCTGCGTCGTCATCTGCGCATCACTACTGTCGATTGCCACACATGAAGATTCCCTAAAGTACAATATCGAGCGAAGGCAGCATTCGCTAGGGTTCAGCACGCCGGGGCAGAGATGCGCCGGCTTCGCAACCCGCCGGAGACAGTTCCGGCAGGATCTTCGTTTTCAAAGCAGTCTAGTTGAATCGACGATGCAATCGCAGGCCTTTGCCGCGCGGCTTCGTCATTCAAGAACGTCAACGGAGGGATTTGAAATGAACAGCAGAATCCTTATCCGCTGCATCGGAGCACTGGCTTCATCCACCATTCTTTGGTGTGCGGCCTCGCCCCTGCAAGCGCAGGACTCCCAACGAAAACCCAACATCCTGTTCATCGTTTCGGATGATACCGGCTACGGTGATCTCGGCCCCTATGGCGGAGGTGAAGGTCGCGGGATGCCGACCCCGAACATCGACAAGCTTGCTGAAGACGGCATGACCTTCTTCTCCTTCTACGCCCAGCCGAGTTGCACGCCCGGCCGTGCGGCCATGCAGACGGGGCGAATACCAAACCGCAGCGGCATGACGACTGTCGCCTTTCAAGGTCAGGGCGGTGGCTTGCCCGCGGCCGAATGGACACTTGCATCCGTGCTGAAACGTGGCGGCTATCACACCTATTTCACCGGCAAATGGCATCTCGGCGAAGCGGACTACGCCCTACCGACTGCGCAGGGTTATGATGAGATGCGGTACGCCGGCCTCTACCATCTGAATGCCTATACGTATGCCGATCCCACCTGGTTCCCGGACATGGATCCGAAGCTGCGGGAGATGTTCCAGAAGGTGACCAAGGGGGCTTTGTCCGCCAAGGCAGGAGGACCAGTGACCGAAGAATTCAAGGTCAATGGCCAATACGTCGACACACCCATGATCGACGGTAAGGAGGGCGTTGTCGGCATTCCGTTCTTCGACGGCTACGTCGAGAAAGCGGCACTGGGCTTTCTGGACGAGGCTGCCAAAGCACCGGACGAACCCTTCTTCATCAACGTGAACTTCATGAAGGTCCACCAGCCGAACATGCCGGCCCCAGAGTTCGAGCACAAGTCCATGTCGAAGTCGAAGTATGCGGACTCGATCGTGGAACTCGACACCCGCATTGGCCGAATCATGGACAAATTGCGGGAAACCGGCATGGACCGCAACACGCTGGTTTTCTACACCACCGACAATGGGGCATGGCAGGACGTCTATCCGGACGCCGGATACACCCCGTTCCGCGGAACCAAAGGCACCTTGCGAGAGGGCGGCAACCGTGTTCCTGCGATTGCGGTCTGGCCGGGAAAGATCAAACCCCGCACCAAGAACCACGACATCGTCGGTGGTCTCGATCTGATGGCGACAT
Coding sequences within it:
- a CDS encoding sulfatase (PFAM: sulfatase~KEGG: smd:Smed_5768 sulfatase); this translates as MNSRILIRCIGALASSTILWCAASPLQAQDSQRKPNILFIVSDDTGYGDLGPYGGGEGRGMPTPNIDKLAEDGMTFFSFYAQPSCTPGRAAMQTGRIPNRSGMTTVAFQGQGGGLPAAEWTLASVLKRGGYHTYFTGKWHLGEADYALPTAQGYDEMRYAGLYHLNAYTYADPTWFPDMDPKLREMFQKVTKGALSAKAGGPVTEEFKVNGQYVDTPMIDGKEGVVGIPFFDGYVEKAALGFLDEAAKAPDEPFFINVNFMKVHQPNMPAPEFEHKSMSKSKYADSIVELDTRIGRIMDKLRETGMDRNTLVFYTTDNGAWQDVYPDAGYTPFRGTKGTLREGGNRVPAIAVWPGKIKPRTKNHDIVGGLDLMATFAAVGAVPLPDKDREDKPIIFDSYDMSPILLGTGKSERKSWFYFTENELSPGAIRVNNYKFAFNIRGDNGASTGGLAVDTNLGWKGEEKYVATVPQVFDLWQDPQERYDIFMNNFTERTWMGVVMGEELKKIMATYVEYPPRKPQSLTYNGPITLSDYSRFQWIRESLAKEGVSIPMPTGN